The proteins below come from a single Burkholderia contaminans genomic window:
- a CDS encoding pyridoxamine 5'-phosphate oxidase family protein, translating to MPDFISESLAQTYGRLWSCLESGVSAQRSPFTMLQAATLGIDGAPKVRTIVLRQVSRADRVLSFHTDARSEKVAELRRDPRIALVASDLDALVQIRVEGAASICDDEAQRRAIWQSSRPHTLLLYRAPLPPGTPVASPEAAHVGSAASTDDGYDNFCLLHVSVTRLDWLELARAGHRRAVFDLHEGGYEGRWVAP from the coding sequence ATGCCTGACTTCATTTCCGAATCACTCGCGCAAACCTACGGGCGCCTGTGGTCCTGCCTCGAATCCGGCGTGAGCGCACAACGCTCGCCGTTCACGATGCTGCAGGCCGCGACGCTCGGCATCGACGGCGCGCCGAAGGTGCGCACGATCGTGTTGCGCCAGGTGAGCCGCGCCGATCGCGTGCTGTCGTTTCATACCGATGCGCGTTCGGAGAAGGTCGCGGAGCTGCGCCGCGATCCGCGCATCGCGCTCGTCGCCAGCGATCTCGATGCGCTCGTGCAGATTCGCGTGGAAGGTGCGGCATCGATCTGCGACGACGAAGCGCAACGGCGCGCCATCTGGCAATCGAGCCGGCCGCATACGCTGCTGCTGTATCGCGCACCGTTGCCGCCGGGTACGCCGGTCGCGTCGCCGGAAGCCGCGCACGTCGGCAGCGCCGCATCGACCGATGACGGCTATGACAACTTCTGCCTGCTTCACGTGAGCGTGACGCGTCTCGACTGGCTCGAACTCGCGCGCGCCGGCCATCGCCGCGCGGTGTTCGACCTGCATGAAGGCGGCTACGAAGGCCGCTGGGTCGCACCCTGA
- the gcvA gene encoding transcriptional regulator GcvA, which produces MPPRPSRLPPLNALRAFEVSARHLNFRAAADEIGVTQGAVAQQVRHLEDVLGLKLFERLPRGLALTHDGAAYFSDVQRALHAIADATDKLVKRRAALTISTTPSFASKWLIPRLAQFTDAHPDYDVRVIADPQIATFRHDGVDLAIRYGKPPFGKHLATHALFPLDVCAVCSPALLAAPASPRALAGHVLLHDAHDLWPEFLAAMPEPVDIDPHKGLRFNQTSLAIDAAVAGQGIALATDPLVERDIAAGRLCKPFDFAFPLSVGFYLVYPAERRDDDAIVVMREWMATQAVSDGRP; this is translated from the coding sequence ATGCCGCCTCGCCCCTCCCGCCTGCCGCCGCTGAATGCGCTTCGCGCGTTCGAAGTGTCCGCGCGGCACCTCAATTTCCGCGCCGCCGCCGACGAGATCGGCGTCACGCAGGGCGCCGTCGCGCAGCAGGTGCGCCACCTCGAGGACGTGCTCGGCCTGAAACTGTTCGAACGCCTGCCGCGCGGCCTCGCGCTGACGCACGACGGCGCCGCGTATTTCTCCGACGTGCAGCGCGCGCTGCATGCGATCGCCGACGCGACCGACAAGCTCGTGAAGCGGCGCGCCGCGCTGACGATCAGCACGACGCCGTCGTTCGCGTCGAAATGGCTGATCCCGCGGCTCGCGCAGTTCACCGATGCGCATCCCGACTACGACGTGCGCGTGATCGCCGACCCGCAGATCGCGACGTTCCGCCACGACGGCGTCGATCTCGCGATCCGCTACGGCAAGCCGCCGTTCGGCAAGCATCTCGCCACGCATGCGCTGTTTCCGCTCGACGTGTGCGCCGTATGCAGCCCTGCGCTGCTGGCCGCGCCCGCGTCGCCGCGCGCGCTCGCGGGCCACGTGCTGCTGCACGACGCACACGACCTGTGGCCCGAGTTCCTCGCCGCGATGCCCGAACCTGTCGACATCGATCCGCACAAGGGGTTGCGCTTCAACCAGACGTCGCTCGCGATCGATGCGGCCGTCGCCGGCCAGGGCATCGCGCTCGCGACCGATCCGCTGGTCGAGCGCGACATCGCCGCGGGCCGGCTGTGCAAACCGTTCGATTTCGCGTTTCCGCTGTCGGTGGGGTTCTATCTCGTGTATCCGGCCGAGCGGCGCGACGACGACGCGATCGTCGTGATGCGCGAATGGATGGCCACGCAGGCCGTGTCGGACGGGCGCCCTTGA
- a CDS encoding MarR family winged helix-turn-helix transcriptional regulator: MIASAKEDHVDRVVAQWRDERPELDVASMEIFGRLARLSKHCEKARTEALSPFGFKEGEFDVLATLRRAGKPYELSPTQLYRSLMITSGAITNRLMRLEQAGLVERVPNPQDGRGLAVRLTPAGLELIDRAVRVHVDTQNLLLGGLDADGRTMLAALLKQALLALPGEALPQDDAG; the protein is encoded by the coding sequence ATGATTGCGTCGGCCAAGGAGGATCATGTCGACCGTGTGGTGGCTCAATGGCGCGACGAACGCCCCGAGCTCGACGTCGCGTCGATGGAGATCTTCGGCCGGCTCGCGCGGCTTTCCAAGCACTGCGAGAAAGCGCGTACGGAGGCGCTTTCGCCGTTTGGATTCAAGGAAGGCGAATTCGACGTGCTGGCGACGCTTCGACGTGCCGGCAAGCCTTACGAGCTGTCGCCGACGCAGCTTTACCGCTCGCTCATGATCACGTCCGGCGCGATCACGAACCGGTTGATGCGCCTGGAGCAGGCCGGCCTCGTCGAGCGTGTGCCGAATCCACAGGACGGCCGGGGCCTGGCCGTGCGGTTGACGCCAGCCGGCCTCGAGCTGATCGATCGGGCCGTGCGCGTGCACGTGGATACGCAGAATCTGCTGCTCGGAGGGCTCGATGCCGATGGCCGTACGATGCTTGCGGCACTCTTGAAGCAGGCGCTGCTCGCGTTGCCGGGTGAGGCACTCCCGCAGGACGACGCCGGTTAG
- a CDS encoding PLP-dependent aminotransferase family protein, translating to MYAFTPSFQNPAGSPIRELFKYLSEPGMISFAGGYPASDLFDVDGLNAAAERAYAQPVRCLQYGPTDGLAELKQQLIALMGRRGVECTPAELLVTTGSQQGLDLLLRVMVSPGDVVLTEQPAYPATLQAMRLQQARIVTIPVDGAGLDVGRLGEQLASGAIAQPKLLYTVPTFANPTGATLTRERRLKLLRLAVQYRFLIIEDDPYGDLRFAGEAVPSMLALADEVDGARDWIVHFASLSKIVAPGLRVGWTIAPAEIVRRCVIAKQTVDLCSTPWTQATAAEYLADGALERHLPRITAAYRRKCDAMCDALRAGLGDAIEFHRPEGGMFVWARIGAVSSDVLLQQAIANKIVFVPGKAFFADNVDAASLRLSFAAPDVDAIREGVARLVRAYGAALAA from the coding sequence ATGTACGCGTTCACTCCCTCATTCCAGAATCCCGCCGGCTCGCCGATCCGCGAACTGTTCAAGTACCTGTCCGAACCGGGCATGATTTCGTTCGCGGGCGGTTATCCGGCCAGCGACCTGTTCGACGTCGACGGCCTGAACGCCGCAGCCGAGCGCGCGTACGCGCAGCCCGTGCGCTGCCTGCAATACGGCCCGACCGACGGCCTCGCCGAACTCAAGCAGCAACTGATCGCGTTGATGGGGCGCCGCGGCGTCGAGTGCACGCCGGCCGAACTGCTCGTCACGACCGGCTCGCAGCAGGGTCTCGACCTGCTGCTGCGCGTGATGGTGTCGCCCGGCGACGTCGTGCTGACCGAACAACCGGCCTATCCTGCGACGCTGCAGGCGATGCGCTTGCAGCAGGCGCGCATCGTGACGATTCCGGTCGACGGCGCGGGCCTCGACGTCGGTCGTCTCGGCGAACAGCTTGCATCCGGCGCGATCGCGCAACCGAAGCTGCTCTACACGGTCCCGACCTTCGCGAACCCGACGGGCGCGACGCTCACGCGCGAACGCCGGCTGAAGCTGCTGCGTCTGGCAGTGCAATACCGTTTCCTGATCATCGAGGACGATCCGTACGGCGACCTGCGTTTCGCGGGCGAAGCCGTGCCGTCGATGCTCGCGCTCGCCGATGAAGTGGACGGCGCGCGCGACTGGATCGTGCATTTCGCGAGCCTGTCGAAGATCGTCGCGCCCGGGTTGCGCGTGGGCTGGACGATCGCGCCGGCCGAGATCGTACGGCGTTGCGTGATCGCGAAGCAGACGGTCGATCTGTGCAGCACGCCGTGGACCCAGGCGACCGCTGCCGAGTATCTGGCCGACGGTGCGCTCGAACGCCATCTGCCGCGCATCACGGCCGCGTACCGGCGCAAATGCGATGCGATGTGCGACGCGTTGCGCGCCGGCCTGGGCGATGCGATCGAATTCCATCGTCCCGAAGGCGGGATGTTCGTGTGGGCGCGGATCGGCGCGGTGTCGTCGGACGTGCTGCTGCAACAGGCGATCGCGAACAAGATCGTGTTCGTGCCGGGCAAGGCGTTCTTCGCGGACAACGTCGACGCGGCTTCGCTGCGCCTGTCGTTCGCCGCGCCGGACGTCGACGCGATCCGGGAAGGCGTGGCGCGCCTCGTGCGCGCGTATGGTGCGGCGCTGGCCGCGTGA
- a CDS encoding epoxide hydrolase family protein: MSSTPFSPMRRHLLATSVAAGVSAMLPTALHAATGASGIRPFTAHIPDDAVADLRRRIAATRWPGRETVADESQGVRLARMQALLRYWGTDYDWRKGEARLNGFPMFITEIDGLDIHFIHVRSRHENAMPMIMTHGWPGSVFELLKAIGPLTDPTAHGASADDAFHVVVPSLPGFGFSGRPTKTGWGSDHIARAWGELMARLGYTRFVSQGGDCGSVISHRMAMQRVQGLVGIHVNMPATVPPDIATLLATDAPAPASLSPKEKAAYEKLATFYRDNCGYSAMMVTRPQTVGYGLADSPSGQAAWMYDKISQWTYSGGVPERSIPRDEILDDISLYWLTNTATSAAQIYWEDHSNNFNAVDISLPAAITVFPGEIYQAPRSWAERSYHNLIYFNEVDKGGHFAAWEEPELFAREVRAGFRPLRRV; encoded by the coding sequence ATGTCTTCCACACCGTTTTCCCCGATGCGCCGCCACCTGCTGGCCACTTCCGTGGCCGCAGGGGTCTCGGCGATGCTGCCCACCGCGCTGCATGCGGCGACCGGCGCGAGCGGCATACGCCCGTTCACCGCGCACATTCCCGATGACGCCGTGGCCGACCTGCGCCGCCGCATTGCCGCGACACGCTGGCCGGGCCGCGAGACCGTCGCCGATGAATCGCAGGGCGTGCGGCTCGCGCGCATGCAGGCGCTGCTGCGCTACTGGGGCACCGACTACGACTGGCGCAAGGGCGAGGCGCGCCTGAACGGTTTCCCGATGTTCATCACCGAGATCGACGGGCTCGACATTCATTTCATTCACGTGCGCTCGCGGCACGAGAACGCGATGCCGATGATCATGACGCACGGCTGGCCCGGCTCCGTCTTCGAGCTGCTGAAGGCGATCGGCCCGCTGACGGACCCGACCGCGCACGGCGCGAGCGCGGACGATGCATTCCACGTGGTCGTGCCGTCGCTGCCGGGCTTCGGCTTCTCGGGCCGGCCGACGAAGACGGGCTGGGGCTCCGACCACATCGCGCGCGCATGGGGCGAACTGATGGCGCGGCTCGGCTATACGCGCTTCGTGTCGCAGGGCGGCGATTGCGGCTCCGTGATCTCGCACCGGATGGCGATGCAGCGCGTGCAGGGCCTCGTCGGGATTCACGTGAACATGCCGGCGACGGTGCCGCCGGATATCGCGACGCTGCTCGCGACCGATGCGCCCGCGCCGGCTTCGCTGTCGCCGAAGGAGAAGGCCGCGTACGAGAAGCTCGCGACGTTCTATCGCGACAACTGCGGCTACTCGGCGATGATGGTCACGCGCCCGCAGACGGTCGGCTACGGGCTTGCCGATTCGCCTTCCGGGCAGGCCGCGTGGATGTACGACAAGATCTCGCAGTGGACATACAGCGGCGGCGTGCCCGAACGCTCGATTCCGCGCGACGAGATTCTCGACGACATTTCGTTGTACTGGCTGACGAACACCGCGACGTCTGCCGCGCAGATCTACTGGGAAGATCACTCGAACAACTTCAACGCGGTGGACATCTCGCTGCCGGCCGCGATCACGGTGTTTCCGGGCGAGATCTACCAGGCGCCGCGCAGCTGGGCCGAGCGCAGCTATCACAATCTGATCTACTTCAACGAAGTCGACAAGGGCGGGCACTTCGCGGCATGGGAGGAGCCGGAGCTGTTTGCGCGTGAAGTGCGTGCCGGGTTCCGGCCGTTGCGGCGCGTATAA
- a CDS encoding AMP-binding protein: MISALIERHFAEAPNRIVVREMDGREYSLDELRADVARIAGKLEEVYGDCSGLVFGIAARSSYTWVATMLAIFRVKAVLLPVPIEFSDEQIGSLLHKATAIFAQDAKTAARIGSILPGISCIDAASEREGWPAAGAPTGERIEPGICGIIHTSGTTSKPKGVKIRDEAVGLLVTNVLKRVPAGPLDYLSIVPMSLLIEQVLGVFLPVLSGGSLTLMPANYAEYGARSGNARDYLDLIARVDPNFLYLPPKLLEEADALLESTGTTQLFGRRNPHIITGGAKIPATVLESLDKRGVQVYEAYGLSENSSIISLNYPGQRRIGSAGTLLDGIVPVIVDGELRVRTPTLCAGYYNSDDTSCELTDGYLHTGDIAEIVDGFLYITGRKKHVIILSTARNISPEWVETVYKESALIDDIVVFGEGREEPAAIVLSAHDEAAVRDEMARLEPRLADFARVRRVRVVTDIERFRKDYYTVTGRPRRQLIERDHAASLY, from the coding sequence ATGATCAGCGCACTCATCGAACGTCATTTCGCCGAAGCGCCGAACCGCATTGTCGTGCGGGAGATGGACGGCCGTGAATACTCGCTGGACGAACTGCGCGCGGACGTCGCGCGGATCGCCGGCAAGCTGGAGGAGGTGTACGGCGATTGCAGCGGCCTCGTGTTCGGTATTGCCGCGCGCTCCAGCTACACGTGGGTGGCGACGATGCTCGCGATTTTCCGCGTGAAGGCGGTGCTTCTGCCGGTGCCGATCGAGTTTTCCGACGAGCAGATCGGCAGCCTGCTGCACAAGGCAACCGCGATCTTCGCGCAGGATGCGAAAACCGCCGCACGCATCGGTTCGATCCTGCCGGGCATCTCGTGCATCGACGCCGCGAGCGAGCGCGAAGGTTGGCCCGCGGCGGGCGCACCCACCGGCGAGCGAATCGAGCCGGGCATCTGCGGGATCATCCATACGTCCGGTACGACGTCGAAGCCGAAGGGCGTGAAGATCCGCGACGAGGCGGTCGGCCTGCTCGTGACGAACGTGCTGAAGCGCGTGCCGGCCGGGCCGCTCGACTACCTGTCGATCGTGCCGATGAGCCTGCTGATCGAACAGGTGCTCGGCGTGTTCCTGCCGGTGCTGTCCGGCGGCTCGCTGACGCTGATGCCCGCGAACTACGCGGAGTACGGCGCACGCAGCGGCAATGCGCGCGACTACCTGGACCTGATCGCCCGCGTCGATCCGAACTTCCTGTACCTGCCGCCGAAGCTGCTCGAGGAGGCCGATGCGTTGCTGGAGTCGACCGGTACGACGCAACTGTTCGGCCGCCGCAATCCGCACATCATCACGGGCGGCGCGAAGATTCCGGCCACCGTGCTCGAATCGCTGGACAAGCGCGGCGTGCAGGTTTACGAAGCGTACGGGCTCAGCGAGAACAGTTCGATCATCTCGCTGAACTACCCGGGGCAGCGCCGCATCGGCTCGGCCGGGACGCTGCTCGACGGGATCGTGCCGGTGATCGTCGATGGCGAGCTGCGCGTGCGCACGCCGACGCTCTGCGCGGGCTATTACAACTCGGACGATACGTCGTGCGAGCTGACCGACGGCTACCTGCATACCGGTGACATCGCCGAGATCGTCGATGGTTTCCTGTACATCACGGGCCGCAAGAAGCACGTGATCATCCTGTCGACGGCGCGCAACATCTCGCCGGAGTGGGTGGAGACGGTCTACAAGGAAAGCGCGCTGATCGACGACATCGTGGTGTTCGGCGAAGGGCGCGAAGAGCCGGCGGCGATCGTGCTGTCCGCGCACGACGAAGCGGCGGTACGCGACGAGATGGCGCGGCTCGAACCGCGGCTCGCGGATTTCGCGCGCGTGCGGCGCGTCCGGGTCGTGACGGACATCGAGCGTTTCCGCAAGGATTACTACACGGTCACCGGGCGGCCGCGCCGTCAGCTGATCGAGCGCGATCACGCGGCGTCGCTTTATTGA
- a CDS encoding SDR family oxidoreductase has product MTVEKVALITAAGKGMGAAIARELAATGYRVALMSPSGSAVALGEELGGFGIQGSVTEEADIDRLVQETVARYGRIDAVVNNTGHPPKGELLAITDDNWHAGLDLILLNVVRVMRRVTPIFQKQGGGAVVNISSFAADAPEQPMPVSSALRAALSAWTRLYAERYAAENIRMNAVLPGFIDSWPETPEIVARIPAGRFGKTGEIAKTVAFLLSDGAGYITGQNIRVDGAIVKAL; this is encoded by the coding sequence GTGACTGTAGAAAAAGTAGCGTTGATCACGGCGGCGGGCAAGGGCATGGGCGCGGCGATCGCGCGCGAACTGGCGGCGACGGGCTACCGCGTCGCGCTGATGTCGCCGTCGGGCAGCGCGGTGGCGCTCGGCGAGGAACTGGGCGGGTTCGGCATCCAGGGCTCGGTGACGGAAGAGGCCGACATCGACCGGCTCGTGCAGGAAACGGTCGCGCGCTACGGCCGGATCGACGCGGTCGTGAACAACACCGGGCACCCGCCGAAGGGCGAACTGCTGGCGATCACCGACGACAACTGGCACGCGGGGCTCGACCTGATCCTGCTGAACGTGGTGCGCGTGATGCGCCGCGTGACGCCGATCTTCCAGAAGCAGGGCGGCGGCGCGGTGGTCAACATCTCGAGTTTCGCGGCGGATGCGCCCGAGCAGCCGATGCCCGTTTCGTCGGCGCTGCGCGCGGCGCTGAGCGCGTGGACGCGGCTGTACGCGGAACGCTATGCGGCTGAGAACATCCGGATGAACGCGGTGCTGCCGGGCTTCATCGACAGCTGGCCGGAAACGCCGGAGATCGTCGCACGCATTCCGGCCGGCCGTTTCGGCAAGACCGGCGAGATCGCGAAGACGGTCGCGTTCCTGCTGTCGGACGGCGCGGGGTACATCACCGGGCAGAACATTCGCGTCGACGGCGCGATCGTCAAGGCGCTCTGA
- a CDS encoding thermostable hemolysin: MHIVRSFHPGQDAYREMQLAVSQHYYQAHGARPEPRPDQFWCLTDRKMTLPGYACLGLSWGDSAPLFSEHYLDESLTSLYGLSRAELVELGQFSSFGAKGAGRYLIANVFRTLAQHHYRYVLMTATERVRHIVQSLQIAYDDLGPACVSRVRDRHVDWGTYYDNSPRVIMVKIDDMARRNDLPMWSPLDDPPSARMPLRQVECTANGH, from the coding sequence GTGCACATCGTACGAAGCTTTCATCCGGGCCAGGACGCTTATCGCGAGATGCAGCTCGCGGTCTCGCAGCACTACTACCAGGCGCACGGCGCGCGTCCGGAGCCTCGCCCGGACCAGTTCTGGTGCCTGACCGACCGCAAGATGACGTTGCCCGGCTACGCGTGCCTGGGGCTCAGCTGGGGCGACAGCGCCCCGCTGTTCTCCGAGCACTACCTCGACGAATCGCTGACGAGCCTTTACGGGCTGTCGCGTGCGGAGCTGGTCGAACTCGGGCAGTTCTCGTCGTTCGGCGCGAAGGGCGCGGGGCGCTACCTGATCGCGAACGTGTTCCGCACGCTGGCTCAGCATCACTACCGGTACGTGCTGATGACGGCGACGGAGCGGGTGCGTCACATCGTGCAGTCGTTGCAAATCGCCTATGACGATCTCGGCCCCGCGTGCGTGAGCCGGGTACGTGACCGACATGTCGACTGGGGTACGTACTACGACAACTCGCCGCGCGTCATCATGGTGAAGATCGACGACATGGCCAGGCGCAACGATTTGCCGATGTGGAGCCCGCTCGATGATCCGCCGTCGGCCCGCATGCCGCTGAGGCAGGTCGAATGCACCGCAAACGGTCACTGA
- a CDS encoding alpha/beta fold hydrolase encodes MTKLSFGDHDLYYADVGSGTPVLLIHDMGSCGRAWARQMSFLRQAGFRVIVPDLPGHGASSYPDRMLDVQAFASGLECLLDHLGLESANLVGLSLGGAIALSMAIDAPSRVGKLVICNGFSNLAADDVVRRFELWKAAFQRGDGATRWFEEMWPSLVSADYAQTEDGEIAYQIGHAHAAGADSAFLARLCDGISNFDVRRRLNLVRSETLVLQSDDDGIHPAIEGQRLAAMIPGARFSALPGSGHHPNLDSARTFNWALLRFLSDHNELDAAQVAPH; translated from the coding sequence ATGACAAAACTATCATTCGGAGACCACGATCTCTACTACGCTGATGTCGGCAGCGGTACGCCTGTCTTGTTGATTCACGATATGGGCAGCTGCGGGCGCGCGTGGGCGCGCCAGATGTCGTTCCTGCGTCAGGCCGGTTTTCGCGTGATCGTGCCGGACCTTCCCGGTCACGGCGCGTCGTCCTATCCGGATCGCATGCTCGATGTTCAGGCATTCGCCAGCGGCCTGGAATGTCTGCTGGATCACCTCGGGCTGGAAAGCGCGAACCTGGTCGGCCTGTCACTCGGTGGCGCCATTGCGCTATCGATGGCGATCGACGCGCCGTCGCGGGTCGGCAAGCTCGTCATCTGCAACGGATTCTCGAACCTGGCTGCCGACGATGTCGTGCGCCGGTTCGAGCTTTGGAAGGCAGCGTTCCAGCGCGGTGACGGCGCGACGCGCTGGTTCGAGGAAATGTGGCCGTCATTGGTGAGCGCCGACTACGCTCAAACGGAAGATGGGGAGATCGCGTACCAGATCGGCCATGCCCATGCGGCAGGCGCCGATTCAGCCTTCCTCGCTCGCCTTTGCGACGGGATCTCGAACTTCGACGTGCGCAGAAGACTGAATCTCGTTCGCAGCGAGACGCTGGTTCTGCAAAGCGACGACGATGGCATTCACCCGGCGATCGAAGGCCAGCGGCTTGCCGCCATGATCCCGGGTGCGCGATTCAGTGCACTCCCGGGAAGCGGGCATCATCCGAATCTCGACAGCGCCAGGACATTCAACTGGGCGCTGTTGCGCTTTCTGTCGGACCACAACGAACTGGATGCAGCGCAAGTTGCCCCCCATTGA
- a CDS encoding TauD/TfdA family dioxygenase, translating to MMDVVDVVTAQVQHKPLPRFGFELIESLEPGQKAIDLVDTAQLYDQLAHSGVVIYRNFADTLDDFNRFVSQHSARVTFDPARKTSTENTAEIDAGELEMGLHRENGNLPFTPDLQWFYCLEPARVGSETTICDGQRVLHELTPAVRRLFEQRQIKYSRRIPWPNVQRFLSVELQLPAHEVNDSHLEVVNQRVRGQHYRRLDPFLVSSERVTDAITTSCFSGRRAFCNSLLGPSVNYEPPLITWADGSDIDFEVWDEIKDVTARYTYDLFWNKGDIVVIDNSRVMHGRRRLADTGRRIFGAQSYRKGAIA from the coding sequence ATGATGGATGTAGTTGACGTAGTCACTGCGCAGGTTCAGCACAAACCGTTGCCGCGTTTCGGCTTCGAGTTGATCGAAAGTCTCGAGCCCGGTCAAAAGGCGATCGACCTCGTCGATACCGCCCAGTTGTACGACCAGCTCGCCCATTCGGGTGTCGTGATCTATCGCAATTTCGCGGATACGCTCGACGATTTCAACCGCTTCGTCAGCCAGCATTCGGCGCGCGTCACGTTCGATCCGGCGCGCAAGACCTCGACGGAAAACACCGCCGAAATCGATGCCGGCGAGCTCGAAATGGGCCTGCACCGTGAGAACGGCAACCTGCCGTTCACGCCCGACCTGCAATGGTTCTACTGCCTCGAGCCGGCTCGCGTCGGATCCGAGACGACGATCTGTGACGGGCAGCGCGTGCTGCACGAACTGACGCCGGCCGTGCGTCGCCTGTTCGAGCAGCGCCAGATCAAGTATTCGCGCCGCATTCCCTGGCCGAATGTACAACGCTTCCTGAGCGTCGAGCTGCAGTTGCCGGCGCACGAAGTGAACGACTCGCATCTCGAGGTCGTCAACCAGCGCGTTCGAGGCCAGCACTATCGCCGTCTCGACCCGTTTCTCGTGTCGTCGGAGCGTGTGACCGACGCGATTACCACCAGCTGCTTCTCCGGCCGTCGCGCGTTCTGCAATTCGCTCCTCGGGCCGAGCGTGAACTACGAGCCGCCGCTGATCACGTGGGCCGACGGGTCCGACATCGATTTCGAGGTGTGGGACGAAATCAAGGACGTGACCGCCCGTTATACGTACGACCTGTTCTGGAACAAGGGCGACATCGTCGTGATCGACAACAGCCGCGTGATGCACGGCCGCCGCCGTCTCGCGGACACGGGGCGCCGCATCTTCGGTGCGCAAAGCTATCGCAAGGGAGCAATCGCATGA
- a CDS encoding LysR family transcriptional regulator, translating into MLNSNVLRQLDLQDVMVFLCLYEHKSARRTAEVMSISQPTVSYCLKRLRNCFHDVLFDVDHGSLVATAKAEAIEPYLRNVIDAVNHCADMDDDQVVATTRRVMRVCAPEYFELLLLPGVLESFMKRGRETSLIVDRLGRDLPVERLLAGEIDFAIGFGPGYHRLHPDLQWESVLSDTFVCLTASRKLAPSTRVSLDEFCDMDHVFPTPWVSERNMIDGWLEKLGRSRSIVARANTYQACLNIVARLPVALTLPRRLIQYLSIPPAVQICEVPLGFPTFTLDVIWSTPMEKNPDIRTMRTLFKDLASANALEPGELPRA; encoded by the coding sequence GTGCTCAACAGTAACGTATTGCGCCAACTCGACCTGCAAGACGTGATGGTGTTTCTGTGTCTGTACGAACACAAGAGCGCACGCCGCACCGCCGAGGTCATGAGCATCAGCCAGCCCACCGTCAGCTATTGCCTGAAGCGGTTGCGCAATTGCTTCCACGACGTGCTCTTCGATGTCGATCACGGCAGCCTCGTCGCGACGGCCAAGGCCGAGGCTATCGAGCCTTATCTGCGAAACGTGATCGATGCGGTGAACCACTGCGCCGACATGGATGACGACCAGGTGGTCGCCACGACACGCCGCGTGATGCGCGTCTGTGCGCCGGAGTACTTCGAGCTGCTGTTGCTGCCGGGTGTGCTCGAGTCGTTCATGAAGCGTGGCCGGGAAACCTCGCTGATCGTCGACCGCCTCGGCCGCGATCTGCCGGTGGAACGGCTGCTGGCCGGCGAAATCGACTTCGCGATCGGCTTCGGTCCCGGCTACCATCGGCTGCATCCCGACCTGCAATGGGAATCGGTCCTTTCCGACACCTTCGTGTGTCTGACCGCGTCGCGCAAGCTCGCGCCGTCGACGCGCGTCTCGCTCGACGAATTCTGCGACATGGACCACGTGTTCCCGACGCCGTGGGTATCCGAGCGCAACATGATCGACGGCTGGCTCGAAAAGCTGGGCCGCTCGCGCAGTATCGTCGCGCGCGCCAACACGTATCAGGCCTGCCTGAACATCGTCGCGCGGCTGCCGGTTGCCCTGACGTTGCCGCGGCGCCTGATCCAGTACCTGTCGATTCCGCCGGCCGTGCAGATCTGCGAAGTGCCGCTCGGCTTCCCGACCTTCACGCTGGACGTGATCTGGTCGACGCCGATGGAAAAGAACCCCGACATCCGCACCATGCGCACCCTGTTCAAGGATCTCGCGAGCGCCAATGCGCTCGAGCCGGGGGAATTGCCGCGCGCGTAG